One Hevea brasiliensis isolate MT/VB/25A 57/8 chromosome 6, ASM3005281v1, whole genome shotgun sequence genomic window, ATAGGAAATCAAACTACTTACAGCCTCCAGCTGTATGAAAATGCATGACGAAGTTTTTTCTGCTGCTTCTGAAGATGAAAGTGGAGGCTAATCCTTGTTTTGCGCTCAATTATGTCAAATTCAGCCTGCTCCCAAATATACTGTACATTTTCATAAAAAAAGGTGAATAGTGAAGAAGGAACTTTGTACTTTGAATTAGTAACTATAAGTTGGCAATAGATTTAGTTCCGCACTAGAATCATATCTCTTTGCACTTCTGAAtcattggggggggggggggggggcggcgGGGGTGGTGTGTTAGGAGGGGGGGAAGAGGGGGCACCCTTTCCTCTTTGAAACTTAAAAGGAATTTAGGAAATCAACGAGAGGAGGGCACTAACTATAGAACCTCATAATGCACGTACGCATCAAGAATACAATTCAGAATTGACAGATGCAGTTTCAGGTTTGTGCTTGCACGTAAAAACTGGGATTCATAACAACAAAGTCTAGGAGGCATTTAGCAATTTAAACTCATGCTGCCCTCGTTATGAGAAAAACATTACTTATGACAATCATGCCTATTCATATTCCAAAATAATTATACGTTTAAAATAGCGAGAGTATTGGCGCGGGGGTGGTGTGTTAGGAGGGGGGGAAGAGGGGGCACCCTTTCCTCTTTGAAACTTAAAAGGAATTTAGGAATTCAACGAGAGGAGGGCACTAACTATAGAACCTCATAATGCACGTACGCATCAAGAATACAATTCAGAATTGACAGATGCAGTTTCAGGTTTGTGCTTGCACGTAAAAACTGGGATTCATAACAACAAAGTCTAGGAGGCATTTAGCAATTTAAACTCATGCTGCCCTCGTTATGAGAAAAACATTACTTATGACAATCATGCCTATTCATATTCCAAAATAATTATACGTTTAAAATAGCGAGAGTATTTCTATATTTGTAGAGCTGCTGTCcatttcaaattaataaaaaggTTACTAGCATTAAGTTTTCAAAGATTTGATGCTCTAGGATTTTATGTCCTCTAAACATGAATCTAGCCCCAAAAGGAAAGTGATGCATGCCAAATATATAATTGTGGACCTCACACTTATTCTGTAATTTGCCATGGTATTTAGAGCAGATATGATATACCGTGAAATTTGGAAATCTTCTCTGGAGCCTTAGCTTGCACTCTGACGATGTTCCACCATATAAATCCATCACAAATATACCCCCCTTTTTGGACAAAGCATCAAGAACATGTTTGAAATACAAAAGCAGATCTGCTCGTTTATGAAGAAAACAGCAGCTGTAGTTAAAAGCACACACAATGTCTCTTGCTGGCAATGGGAAGTTTCTCTTCAAGTACTTATCACCAGTAGAATCATATGAGCCTGCTTGGACAGTAGATTCCAGCACATTACACTCTGAATTGTCTTTGTGCTCTCTTAATTTAATGTTACTTATCAGTTCTTGGGGCTCAAACCTGACTAGTTTAGCCTCAAAAGGTTGCAAAACATTTCCATGAAAGAGGGACATTCTAGAATATCCATCAGCCCCAATTTTACTTACGTTGTTCTCCATGCACCAATTTAGTGCCTCAAGGTCCAAATCCACTCCCACAGCAGTCCGTCTTGAGTCACTACGGAGCCATTCTGTGCTGTCAAAAACATAGAGGCCTCACATATTAGAAGGTTCACAACTGAAGATCAGGTTGATGACTCTTGCCTTTATGTAATCCAGTCAGGGCTTTTAAAGACAGCTCTTAAACAGTTCTTAAACTAAAGGAGCAGGGCTCATCAACCCTACTGTTAGTAGCACTTATATATTTTGGAAGGTTAATGAAATAGCAGCTTTAACGAAAGGGCTCTTAAAAGACAACTCTTAACAATTCTCAAACTAAAGCAGCAGGGCTCAGCCACCATACTGTGCTTAGCACTTACATTTTTTGGAACGTTAATGAAATAACAGctttaatgaatatataaatagcATCATACACTCTTAGCAATTTCAGCCAGGAAGCAAAGTGGCCATGAAGTAATAAATCACCCAGGCAGCAATCATGCCACCAGCCAGAAAACGATAGTCTCCTCAAAACTATCACAAGCTAAGATTATAACCGCCATAAACGTGTCAAAAAAGTTCATGAAATAGTCAGAGTATTAACGGTTCAATTTTTAATTCAGAAACTATCATAAGCAACACCAAATCTCAAGATGGGAACTCAGTCCAAGTATTTCACCTGAGAAGAGCAGTCCCACAGAAATCTTCCTGGAGATGGAGAGGCAACCTCCCACCAACATACATTAAAAAGAACTTCTGCAAATAGCTGATGTCTCCTTTGGGTGACTGCAATTCATTGAACATTGACGAAATCCTTTACAATTATAAAACTACAAAATTTGGACAAGCATATAATAAACCCACTAATTTTTCAACAAATTACAATATATTTCAACAGAGTTCAGTTTATTACAGATGCAAAGAACAATCTAGTTTCAGTGTACAACAGAAACTATAACAGGCTGCAATTAAAAAACACATGAAAAAATGACTTCCAACAACGTGTTAATCTTCTCATATAAAACCAAGCCTCTCCAAAATATGTGCAACAGGCTGAAACAAAAGAAATCTCCTCACCAGCAAAGTTTTCTTGGGGTTTGAACATTCGAGGGCCAATAGATGCCACATCAAAAGAAAAGTATCCAGGTTTCAGTAAAAGTGATTAAGATTTTCCATCTAGAAGATTTACGACAGATGGCTTTCTTAGCTTCCTATCATGTTTAAGCATGGCACTGCCACTCTCAACCACCAAAAAAATCTGCAAGCAAGTATAAGCTATTGCAGTTGCAAAGTAGAAGTTTGCATTGCCAGTGCCTCAACAAATCCATAGGTCGTGCATCACAGGGCTACGGAGGGAAACCCCAAAATTTCCactaaagaagaagaaagagaactGCATATCAGCTAATTAATCAAGAAACAAAACCAGTAAACCTAAGTATAGAGCTGAATCTCCAACCGATGGATATGATTTAAGCATTGATGAGATAGCAATGTAGACGAAAACCAAGAAGCAGGGTCGGTGGTTTAGCCTTATGGCATGGAACACCTATATTCGGTGAGAtatctaattatatttttttttctatttcctcgaGTGTCATAAACCAATTAAGATAGAAATGTCCACTCCCACAAATTAGCTGCCAAATGCAGCACCATGAACCAAAATTGGCAAGTGGGTTTTGGGTTTTGGCTTAGTCTAGCAAAATAATCAAATACAAGTAGACTTTCTCAGCCATCAAACAgaataatcaattttttttttattgctggGTCATTACCTGCACAGATTGTTGGTAAAGAAGAAATTTTGAAGGAACATCGCTGGATGGTTTTGCATCATTATCCATGTCctcttcttcattttcttcttcttcttcttcttcttcttcttcttcttcgaaATCACCTTGTGGTTCTGGGTCTTTATCAGAGAAAGACGATGGCAAACTCTGCTGATAATtaaagtcatcttcatcttcttgtGTGTTATAATAAGAAGCTCCTCTGGCTCTGTGTTGATTATGCTTCTGTTTCTTCTCTCTCTTCCCCATTTTCTTCCTCTCCCCTTCTCCACCGCCGTCAACACACAACCCTCAACCCTACTGTTCTGAAACTTGTCTaatattttacttaaaaaaaaaaaaaaacttaaaattcacaAAATTTTTGCCTTTTGTCTGGTAAATTAATCACTTCATAAaagtatattaaattaataataataataataataatttaaaatatatctttaaaaataattaattcaaagtaatattttattttattatttattaaaataatagtaAATTTTAGTAAGTTTGTATTATACTAATAAACTAGTTTTATTTTTTAAGGTgccattattttttattaatttatgaaatttttttataaaataattactttattaaaaatatatatctgtcacgacccaacctatgggccgcactgccactaggacctgggccggtataaagccctcgaggcccgtagtaagccttactgttctcaaacccatgaccagacccacaatttaggcccaatatgcatataaaataatttaagttaaactgttataattttatttcgggccaacttagttcagtaattatcaaaaactaaaattaggggagcccaactcaaccctattacatcatttacaaactatttaaaactcataaaaaaattttatttgttaatacaaaacttaaattcatgcagtccctgaTAGGATTAATGCTACTATTAGTACATGCgaagttctaaattacaaatttagataataataatattgttaagtaattttttattttcataatctGCGAGGAAAtgaacaggttattctgaaaaaagtcttctcctgtagcctggaaaaatatggtgaacaggagtgagcgttcgacttagagagtaaaatatcaatgttaaccataatctctatagctaatggaccctgtagagtgaaatgcaacatcgtcataaatttcatataaatcacatcaaaaagacaatttggagcactcacacatctgagagtgtcaaacaatacatatatgagagctgatcccctatacagccctcttaatccaacctctgctagaGAAGATcgcaagccggactttcgcttaataatccaaatacGGGGTCctagcaaagaactcaagccgtgtcttccccgaaggaccaggtcctagcgaagatctcaagctgtgtctacccgttcTATCCATATCCAACACCttaccacacgcatgccaacgcacgcacactactccaaattaccacaaacaacatccatagcactttaacagttgtgaatacaacataaaacgtgcctagagtttaaatacataaatatctacatataagtgatgcatgaaaatgcttgaacatataataatatcgaaattacaattaaaattaatattttactcacagtacactgaAGACTATTGTGGCTACTGGATGGAGGAGAATAGCTGACAtcaatcacctaataattaaattataaatttattagtactaagtcaaaataaaactctaaagaggcaacagacagcCTAAGTCATtctgaaaatccgacagagtttttcctatacctggacctacccaacctgtaaaagggttcaaaatacacttctatatccacaaatctcataatcacaaCTCATTCACATCacaaggcccctcctgggcccacccaaacaatcaacaatcataattcaaaaaattacaatttagcccCTAAAActagcccttttgcaaaaactacccaaacgagctctaaaaattctaaaattttgtcccaatgtccttaataatattataaggctattgcaaaaggaattataattttttgatcatccacgaatattttatgaattttattctaaatcggtattattcgaaaatgagcaacttggagttcgaaTTTACATctgccaattctgacacctggaacgcATCCAAAACGTCTGAAAATgttaggattgactataatatcgatcACTTTCTGAGATGAGCCGCAGGGCAGTCGGATCTAACTGAAAATGCGGTCCTAACGTCGttgagctatcctcgatccgattgcacctaaattaagtccaaattgtgttaataattattataaaattatttttaaattttgaaaatcgaaaaagttcaaaaatctcaccaagcgatctagatcatccgattatcgcctttttcaaacggtgtccgatcggagcgggaTCGGTCTTATCTCAAGATCTcgtcgtcctgagtccatcggtggcctcaGATTTCCGATCCGACTATCGGATCACCAGAAAAGTGACCGGAAATCGAGAAACCCATATGATTTTCTTCTAACTTTCCCTCACCGGTTCTCTTTCCTCTGGCCACCAAACAGGGTGCCACTGGTCTCATCTGAAAGTTCATCATCTTAGGAGTCCGTGGCACTTGAAATCACCTGGAATGGCCACCGGAGTCAGCAGGGGCGACGCCGCAAAGTTGGGGCCCTGTCGCGcgctctctccctctctcctctctttcctctttccttctctctctttctgctGCCTCCTGCTTGGTGCTGCCGCTGTTTGGTGGTTGTTCCGACACGGGAGAAGGCCGGTGGTACCTCGCCGGCACTGATGCTGGCCGGCAGGACGGAAATGGGGGGGCAGAAAGTGAGGGGGAGAGTGGAGTCAGGGAGAGAGAGTGGGGGGGGGGGGAGctgctgcattttaaatttctgagtttttttttttaacttctaattATATTATTAGTCCCTCAACTTCTTAGAGGTTTACAACTAGGtcctaaattattttattatgttaaagtttaataaaattctagaaatgataaaaataaatatagtctaggaaaatttaattattttattctcatttactaaattaactttaattaatttaattattattactttattattattattattattattattattattattattattattattattattattatcttcctttattttaaaatcagttcaaataaatcctatgatattaataacataatatttcctttttattttatttataatttaaaaatttttgggttgttacattcttctcccttaagaaaaattcgtcctcgactTTTCGAATAAACAAGAGATAAAGAAAAGAATATTATTAGAACAAGTACAATCATGACTCCTCCAGCTATGCTGAGATTGATAAAACATTTACTCTTCAAACTctttgtatattatatatgacattctactgctctctgattctactatagtgtcctatttgtcatcatctatttttagagatgctcttatctcttggctattcattgaccattcttCTGACATCTCAGGTATTTATTATAACTCCACTACTCTTGACTTGATATCAGATAACTTTAATCAATTTTGGCGCTGACCTCAtttttattacgccctaacgtgtctcttggtgacttcagtcctcattcctttgtttcaataatctctgttttcccaaaacatgacttatgttccttatcctaaggcattctatgagtagctttcctgtagcccCTAACttaggcatcttgttcgagatctttacTCGTCTTGTGACCTCAGTGATCAACACCTGTGCATCCCTTATAATACCCCAAATTCCCAATTTACTTTGAGTCATAACTAAGGTACTTATACCTGCtattgtccatcttatgtaactagttatgtagagctccatccaaatgtcaagcgtaccctacaccacttatcaatattggaaagtgaactgggtcacTTCTCTTATAGGACAAATGTATTTGTATTCGCTGATAACCCAGTTAATGCAACTTTACCAtttcccactccttctctggaatggaaatatctagacttcttcctaaaacttcttagtatgtggcctacttctgacacattggcactcagatcgaggctttACTACtcatttaatctatcatctcataataacttgtttcaaacatctcttcgtgtgttcctagcatacctattccttcttatcctcatcattataactagctctaccaAACTTTTTTCCTGTCCTTTGaatcttatccactttcttttcctatttctgctatctttgatatcttttcaacatgctgtacttattccttaatcttagtcctatctcacccttacaccttttccttcaaggatgtccatcccatcatctactttaaccttttttttttagtcttatcttgattactagttccattacttcgagaattctaactttaTGATTGACTCctgccagcacattcttcacattacataacacttgtaattaaccatagaaagttCTTTTTGTatcctctttctcaaattacttatcagaacattatcattccctaccagccttagtaggataTTGCTCattctggatggataggagcccctgaaactataagttccatctgaactaacacggatgtgggaaatgtgtgccatgccttaattctaaataagatacttcacgtgttcattctccttaatataatcacatatactgcccatagctttctaaacttctgcctcaacttttcccattagcaacaatttcatctgttgaaactcatccataattaGTATTTCCTCCAACTCATAGTTTAAGacggttgcaagccttagtagctaactcaatttaactcctatcATTTctatgatcgtcctttcatacttaacactagacATGCACTTActatcattctcatatcaggagattgtgtatgaattggtgcttACCAAACTcgcaaataactaggtctccttgactcagtttctgttccttatataacactCTAGAATCAAAAGCACAAGttaaacttgaagagaaagaaaaatgtCCTCTTACAGtaaactacgcccgattgtccatataataacattTAACCTATATTTCTTAGTATTTCTCTTCAaacttcatcatctcctagcacaattgtgctctacctataaggtatcatctgcatgaccCCTTTAccataccattgtccttcctgacataatattttataatttattaaatttacttatactcgacttatgattcatatctatcatcgtttatattgtgcccttaacttttgttgaatcctgaaagatttctctcactaatagattcttccagcactaattccacccttatctatggtcattaatttgatccttgaactttctagtgatttataaccactcatacttgtcacttttcattctacccctactgttgttctgtcgttattgcttcactgcaaagtgattctgttgatcacactaaaaatgtttgcctgacatacataacgaacctctaactaccttctcactatctcaaaggtctaacctaaagcctatgtgtcattatctataattctttcctctcatcatacctatttaatcccttagattgacttttattcaacttactacttactaacttctttttctctgcctaattagatagttcgcaataccatcgcacaccttctagcttttgctcattatcgttgtattcctcgcctaatcttcttgatactgttaacaagttaaaagaatcttgccccattgctattcacttcactttaggaatagggaatagataaagtatgatccaatcatgtaactccaagctctatattttagcccttggcactacctcaactacatcatgctatgagtatcacattactagattccatacctccatcactattctcactaatgtggtcccattttgggttctccatccttgtcattcaccttgccaagaataacacttagcctaccctatatcttaacttttttccttttattatgcgcccttcaggttatcctttcatttatttcctttgtcttacccaaaatagaacttgactattctatccctagttccattcttcttcctaacatgacagctatacttgctaactatatctttcagagtctctaccgtGTTATCACGTATCTGTGCTACTTAGATTTGGtcatttgaccactctagctagtacttccactggcatttagattatattacatctgcaatcaattgtccaaattttcattctgcactttctctgtccattggccttctgtgatttatcttcgctaatttatgactcttaacactattgtaattagattatactattgttttgaacaatatgaagttaggaAGGAACTCaagaaattacagtcatacttttattgtatgatctctattcttatcatttagcttacataatacccttactacctcgagaactgattctgcagtaattttttatttatttgttattattattattattttatttatttattttatttttttccatgtttattcaattagccaaaacttaaaatACCGGGCACCCAAAACCGTCAtcaaattcaaaggatttacatccatcatgatctgattatatatgattcctataatggaacttgtatcaatCTCCAGAATaaccgagccaactactctctaccacactctacagtcccatcttgggcactattttgttggtcgccattattagtaataaaccCCTATCCCTCTTGAAAGAATAAGACCACTTTACATCATAATTGACTGCGAAAAAGGTACTACATCCTTCACTTTGCCACAACCATGTCAGGCTATCTACTCTTATCATACTGCAAACCCCTTAAAGCGTCGTTTCACAGGCTATGaacatcatccatagcatcctgtctccctTAGGGGAGAAAAATCATACCCTGCGCCCTACTGCTACACAAGGAAGATACTGTTtttcactaaactttaggcaaaaggtCCATTACAATGCCAAAACTCTCTAAGACCCCATATCAAAGACCAAATGGCCTCACCCTATAGGTGttacctttaatttatgactatactgaaACCGCTAGTCTTTCAGCAATTCCTGATGTAACTGTAGCTCATGTTAGGGTAATTGAGTCACTGATTCTAGCTACCTTGCAACTGTGACCCTTTAATATTCTAGCTATAGGGTTTTAAATCTCTACCTAGGATTTCCAAACTGTTTTGCAGTAATAGAACCCTAttttggcataactgtaccaa contains:
- the LOC110647129 gene encoding uncharacterized protein LOC110647129 isoform X1, with translation MGKREKKQKHNQHRARGASYYNTQEDEDDFNYQQSLPSSFSDKDPEPQGDFEEEEEEEEEEEENEEEDMDNDAKPSSDVPSKFLLYQQSVQSPKGDISYLQKFFLMYVGGRLPLHLQEDFCGTALLSTEWLRSDSRRTAVGVDLDLEALNWCMENNVSKIGADGYSRMSLFHGNVLQPFEAKLVRFEPQELISNIKLREHKDNSECNVLESTVQAGSYDSTGDKYLKRNFPLPARDIVCAFNYSCCFLHKRADLLLYFKHVLDALSKKGGIFVMDLYGGTSSECKLRLQRRFPNFTYIWEQAEFDIIERKTRISLHFHLQKQQKKLRHAFSYSWRLWSLPEIKDCLEEAGFHSVHFWLRQMPDSEENRTTEGFGVGRDIKYEEVRNFEQEDSWNAYIIAVAK
- the LOC110647129 gene encoding uncharacterized protein LOC110647129 isoform X2, with product MWHLLALECSNPKKTLLSPKGDISYLQKFFLMYVGGRLPLHLQEDFCGTALLSTEWLRSDSRRTAVGVDLDLEALNWCMENNVSKIGADGYSRMSLFHGNVLQPFEAKLVRFEPQELISNIKLREHKDNSECNVLESTVQAGSYDSTGDKYLKRNFPLPARDIVCAFNYSCCFLHKRADLLLYFKHVLDALSKKGGIFVMDLYGGTSSECKLRLQRRFPNFTYIWEQAEFDIIERKTRISLHFHLQKQQKKLRHAFSYSWRLWSLPEIKDCLEEAGFHSVHFWLRQMPDSEENRTTEGFGVGRDIKYEEVRNFEQEDSWNAYIIAVAK